A genomic window from Leptospiraceae bacterium includes:
- the hisC gene encoding histidinol-phosphate transaminase → MSNFLFNKALYDLKAYVPGEQPSGESQVIKLNTNENPYPPSPWILEAGENILWEGHLRKYPSPDGKLLRESIAEVEEISPENILVTNGSDEGLAILFKAILEKKDKLIMPYPTYSLYPVLADIQMNKIEIEKVPLLENLHLPFSELKKRKGKFMTFASPNAPTGILEKKEELIELVKSFPGMVLCDEAYIDFAPEDSSLIREATHLENLVVSRTFSKSYSLAGLRVGYLVSTKENITLLKKIKDSYNLGMLEQAIACEAVRDREYFFLCRRKVLKTRETSRKCLEDLGFTVIPSDANFLFVMPPKGFTAEELFLYLKEQNILIRYFSEGTTSKYLRISIGIQEEMQVLHEKLKEYLKRH, encoded by the coding sequence ATGAGTAATTTCTTATTTAATAAAGCCTTATATGATTTGAAAGCCTATGTGCCGGGGGAGCAACCCTCCGGTGAATCACAGGTAATTAAATTAAATACGAATGAAAACCCTTATCCTCCTTCTCCCTGGATACTGGAGGCCGGAGAGAATATCCTATGGGAAGGTCATTTGCGGAAATATCCTTCGCCCGATGGAAAACTATTAAGAGAAAGTATTGCTGAGGTGGAAGAAATTTCTCCTGAAAATATACTTGTTACCAATGGTTCGGATGAGGGACTTGCTATATTATTTAAAGCTATATTAGAAAAAAAAGATAAGCTGATTATGCCATACCCTACATATTCTCTGTATCCTGTACTGGCGGATATACAGATGAATAAAATTGAAATAGAAAAAGTTCCTCTTTTAGAAAATTTGCATCTTCCCTTTTCTGAACTTAAAAAACGTAAGGGCAAATTTATGACCTTTGCCAGTCCCAATGCTCCTACTGGTATATTAGAAAAGAAAGAAGAACTTATAGAACTGGTGAAAAGTTTTCCGGGTATGGTTCTTTGCGATGAAGCTTATATTGACTTTGCACCGGAAGATTCCAGTCTGATTCGCGAAGCTACACACTTAGAGAATCTCGTTGTATCCAGAACTTTCTCTAAGTCCTATTCTCTTGCGGGTCTTCGGGTGGGCTACCTTGTTTCTACCAAAGAGAATATAACACTTTTGAAGAAGATAAAGGATTCTTATAATCTCGGGATGCTGGAACAGGCGATAGCCTGCGAAGCAGTAAGGGACAGGGAGTATTTTTTTCTTTGCCGAAGAAAAGTTTTAAAGACCCGTGAAACTTCAAGAAAATGTCTGGAAGACCTGGGTTTTACAGTTATTCCGAGTGATGCGAATTTTCTTTTTGTAATGCCACCTAAAGGTTTTACGGCGGAAGAGCTATTTCTTTATTTAAAGGAACAGAATATTCTAATTCGCTATTTTAGTGAGGGAACTACTTCCAAATATTTAAGAATTTCCATAGGTATCCAGGAAGAGATGCAAGTGCTACATGAGAAATTAAAGGAATACTTGAAGCGGCATTAG
- a CDS encoding AAA family ATPase codes for MARKFKKIPIGNSNFEEIIEEGFYYVDKSLFIQEILDSGSKVSLITRPRRFGKTINLMMLKAFFELDMQDFRDRKLSSLQTSSRQHPKEKLFHKLAIWQQGEEYTSHQGKYPVIFLSLKDSKKNTWSLSYQLLKQIIADEYKKHKYLLESDYLDQTEKNDFQRILTREASEFILGDSLKSLIKHLYHYHNQKVIVLIDEYDSPVHEAYEHGFYQEIIEFLLSFLGGALKDNKNLERAVITGILRVTKENIFSDLNNPDIITLLNDKYADKFGFTEAEVVKFLNDYQLEYEMENVKKWYDGYVIGKVSDIYNPWSILNFVDKHEEGFKPYWVNTSRNTLINHLLAHSNKDVKNELEQLIANNSITKRINSHIIFSDIERNSEALWSFLLFSGYLKTTKIIQDGKNIQYELMIPNLEVEYVFETFIEEWFTNYLADGEITVLFRALLSGDYKTVRQALQKYVLGAMSFFDPTGSEPEKVYHAFVLGLLVNMKTHRVKSNRESGFGRYDIMLIPLDLKDAGVVMEFKKVEEEDDETLDTACDAALLQIEKKQYETELRDLGVQEIYKYGIGFEGKSVKVKSA; via the coding sequence ATGGCGAGAAAATTCAAAAAAATTCCTATTGGGAATAGCAACTTCGAAGAAATTATAGAAGAGGGATTTTATTATGTAGATAAAAGCCTGTTTATCCAGGAAATATTGGATTCAGGCTCAAAAGTCAGTTTGATTACCCGTCCCCGACGTTTTGGAAAAACGATCAACCTGATGATGCTAAAAGCTTTTTTTGAATTGGACATGCAAGACTTCAGAGATAGAAAGCTTTCTTCCTTGCAAACAAGCTCCCGGCAGCATCCGAAAGAAAAGCTATTTCATAAACTCGCCATCTGGCAGCAGGGAGAAGAATACACCTCTCATCAGGGCAAATATCCTGTTATTTTTTTAAGTCTGAAGGATTCCAAAAAAAATACCTGGTCGCTTTCTTATCAGCTCCTAAAGCAAATTATTGCTGATGAGTATAAGAAGCATAAGTATTTATTAGAATCGGATTATCTGGACCAAACAGAGAAGAATGATTTTCAAAGAATTCTTACACGGGAAGCAAGTGAATTTATACTTGGAGATTCTTTAAAATCTCTCATCAAACACCTTTATCATTATCATAATCAGAAAGTTATCGTGTTGATAGACGAATATGACTCACCGGTGCATGAAGCTTATGAACACGGCTTTTATCAGGAGATAATAGAGTTCTTACTTTCGTTTTTAGGTGGGGCCTTGAAAGACAATAAAAATTTAGAAAGAGCTGTTATCACGGGTATTTTGCGCGTAACCAAGGAAAATATATTTTCGGATTTGAACAACCCGGACATCATTACCCTATTGAATGATAAATATGCAGATAAATTTGGATTCACAGAAGCTGAGGTCGTAAAATTTTTAAACGACTATCAGCTTGAATACGAAATGGAAAATGTAAAGAAGTGGTATGATGGTTATGTGATAGGAAAGGTCAGTGACATTTACAACCCCTGGTCAATTCTTAATTTTGTTGACAAGCACGAGGAAGGCTTCAAGCCCTACTGGGTGAATACCTCAAGAAATACCCTTATCAACCATTTATTAGCCCATTCTAATAAAGACGTTAAAAATGAATTAGAACAATTGATAGCCAACAATTCCATTACTAAAAGAATCAATAGCCATATTATTTTTTCAGATATAGAAAGGAATAGTGAAGCTTTATGGAGCTTTCTCTTGTTTTCCGGTTATTTAAAAACCACAAAAATAATTCAGGACGGAAAAAATATTCAGTATGAATTAATGATTCCTAATCTTGAGGTGGAATATGTTTTTGAGACTTTTATAGAAGAATGGTTCACAAATTATTTAGCAGATGGTGAAATTACAGTTCTATTTCGTGCATTGTTAAGCGGTGATTATAAAACGGTAAGGCAGGCTCTACAAAAATATGTTTTAGGAGCCATGAGCTTTTTTGATCCAACAGGTAGTGAACCGGAAAAGGTTTACCATGCCTTTGTATTGGGACTACTTGTGAACATGAAAACTCATAGAGTAAAATCGAATCGTGAGAGTGGATTTGGTCGTTATGACATCATGCTAATACCGCTTGACTTAAAAGATGCGGGAGTAGTGATGGAGTTTAAAAAAGTTGAAGAAGAGGATGATGAGACCCTTGACACTGCCTGTGACGCAGCTCTTTTACAAATCGAAAAAAAGCAGTATGAAACTGAACTTCGCGACTTAGGAGTGCAGGAGATTTATAAGTACGGAATTGGCTTCGAGGGTAAGTCCGTAAAGGTGAAATCTGCATAA